The window CACCTACCGCTGTTTGCGCAGCACCTTACCAAATTCGTCTGGCAGCAGCCCAACAGGGGATGCTGCAGGCAGATTGCCTTTTTCTGCGGGGATGTCGAACAACCTTGTGCACCAATGCCAAATGGTGAATCTCTGCGAGGCCATTGCAAGTCTGCTGCAGTACCAAGCGAACGGCTCCCTGTACCTGATTGCTTCCCTTGTGGATCACCGCGCAGTGGTTCGAGAGGCGAAGGACGCCTACGTGGTACAGCGCACCAAGGAACTCACAATGAAGGTGCCTTTGCCGTTTCTCATCAACACTCtcgacgccgctgtggcggtggcccTTCCAGTGCTGGAGAGCACTGTTGCGCTGAGGAATGTCACGAAGTACTACGTAGACACAGCACCTGAGTCGACTGTGAACAACGCAactgctgcggtgggggTTACGAGGACGTTTACACATCAGATGGGGATGGGCGAGCCGGGTGCTGGTCTGGCTGCCAGCGACGAGGCTGTCGATCGACTGCGGTCGGTGACGTTGGTGGGCGtgctccccaccccccacagCATCGTTGTTCGAAAATTTCAGTCCACTGAGAGCGTCGAGCAGTGGACAGCGACGACATTCTGGACAAGTGCGTTCATGCACTCCTATCCTGGGCTGCTGGGAGATCGGGACTCGGTTAAGCTGGTGCAATTTGTGTGAAGGAGTCTATTTGCGAATAGCACGCAATGAagaaacaagaaaaacaagacTAAAAAAAGGTACGTGCCATGCGTGGATAAGATGGGTGGCCTTCTCCGTACGTatccttcacacacacacacgtgtgtgtgtgtgtgtttgtgtgacAGTTCgagaaagtgtgtgtgtgaaagtGACACTGATGATTCCAGGAGTAagttctgctgccgctgcggcactagcgctctccctctgtgcctgtctgcatgtgtgtccCTCTTCCTATCTCTTCTCTATCGTTTGGTTGATCATTTATTCCTCTCCGTCTTGTTCCCTCATTAGGGATTTTTTCTCCTGCTTTGTGTCAGGATTTAGTGTCTCTcttgcttctttttcctcttgttttgagcgctgcttctctgtaggcttgtgtgtgtgtgtatgagcGTCTTCTTTCGATTGCTCTCAGGGTGAACATCAAGACGAAGAGAGCGTGATATTGCGAGTTAGTAGCctacaaacacacaaacacacacacacacactgcaaATTCAGCTACTCCCATCAAGACCCAagccctcctctttcctctcctctctctcctgtgaCTCATCTATTCTCTTCTGCATTGCTACTATCCACGGTAATGGAGCGTGTTAGCGCAATCCTTCGTCTTTCGTCCCccttcttcgttttcctcttcccttttttttttatccACCATACTTTTCCTAGTCAGCCGTGCTCACCAGCTTTACAATGAACAAGAATTCCTGCACTGCCGTACATGTGCCAGCACACATTGAGTGTCAAGTGTGCTACGACACCTGGACAAAccctgtgcagctgctgaagtgcGGACACATCTTCTGCCGAAACTGCGCACCACCTGCGACAACGCGGTGTGCCATCTGTCACTCCACGGTTGCGGGTTTCGCGATGCCGAGCGAGGGGATCATAGAGGCGTCCATGAATGTGCCCGTGCTGTGCACGAGTTGCGGGTGGCGGGGTACCCGCAAGGCGTCCCTGTCGCACCAGTGCAACCCTGGTCAAACGCACAGTTTATACGTCACACAGCCGCCGATGACCGATCGCGAGTGGGTCGAATTTGCCCTGCAAGGGCGCAACCACGTTGTGGTGGATGTTGCCACCGGCTCTGTGCATCAAGAcgcgctgcctccttctGTAGGCATCTCCACGGACACGGTACAGGGAATTCCTCTTTGAGAGAGTACGTGTCCAGAGGTTCTCGCAGTGCATTGTGTAGACGTGTGTCACAACGTTGGTTACAGGGTagccacccccttccccccaatTCTCTCCTTCATTTCACTATGCAGTCAACATGCATCACGCGTTTCGTGTCAATTGTGGCTTCTTTGCACACtcgaaggagagagggggagggcaatACACATGCCGACAGGGAAAGTTGCAGCGGTCTACGCACTAtgcgaggcggagagagcCGCAattccattttttttttttcagtcTTCTTTGTCCTGGNNNNNNNNNNNNNNNNNNNNNNNNNNNNNNNNNNNNNNNNNNNNNNNNNNNNNNNNNNNNNNNNNNNNNNNNNNNNNNNNNNNNNNNNNNNNNNNNNNNNNNNNNNNNNNNNNNNNNNNNNNNNNNNNNNNNNNNNNNNNNNNNNNNNNNNNNNNNNNNNNNNNNNNNNNNNNNNNNNNNNNNNNNNNNNNNNNNNNNNNNNNNNNNNNNNNNNNNNNNNNNNNNNNNNNNNNNNNNNNNNNNNNNNNNNNNNNNNNNNNNNNNNNNNNNNNNNNNNNNNNNNNNNNNNNNNNNNNNNNNNNNNNNNNNNNNNNNNNNNNNNNNNNNNNNNNNNNNNNNNNNNNNNNNNNNNNNNNNNNNNNNNNNNNNNNNNNNNNNNNNNNNNNNNNNNNNNNNNNNNNNNNNNNNNNNNNNNNNNNNNNNNNNNNNNNNNNNNNNNNNNNNNNNNNNNNNNNNNNNNNNNNNNNNNNNNNNNNNNNNNNNNNNNNNNNNNNNNNNNNNNNNNNNNNNNNNNNNNNNNNNNNNNNNNNNNNNNNNNNNNNNNNNNNNNNNNNNNNNNNNNNNNNNNNNNNNNNNNNNNNNNNNNNNNNNNNNNNNNNNNNNNNNNNNNNNNNNNNNNNNNNNNNNNNNNNNNNNNNNNNNNNNNNNNNNNNNNNNNNNNNNNNNNNNNNNNNNNNNNNNNNNNNNNNNNNNNNNNNNNNNNNNNNNNNNNNNNNNNNNNNNNNNNNNNNNNNNNNNNNNNNNNNNNNNNNNNNNNNNNNNNNNNNNNNNNNNNNNNNNNNNNNNNNNNNNNNNNNNNNNNNNNNNNNNNNNNNNNNNNNNNNNNNNNNNNNNNNNNNNNNNNNNNNNNNNNNNNNNNNNNNNNNNNNNNNNNNNNNNNNNNNNNNNNNNNNNNNNNNNNNNNNNNNNNNNNNNNNNNNNNNNNNNNNNNNNNNNNNNNNNNNNNNNNNNNNNNNNNNNNNNNNNNNNNNNNNNNNNNNNNNNNNNNNNGACGCGGCTCGCGCGTATCCCACCCGACCCTGGCGGCCGGCGCCATGGGGGTGGGCGTGGTGACGCAGGCGCCGTGCTGGgatgactgggtcggcgcattgctgcggcgcgcgtgtgtctgcatgTACGCATggctccttccccccttgcGTGCTCCATTTGCCCtactgctctcttttttttgtgtatTTTTTCTTTATTCCTCCCAAGTACAGCATTCGACTATCAACTCGAAGAAACATGGAACACAGATGTGcaaggtgcgtgtgtggcgacTCTGTTCGTGATGAGGGTTAGACGATGGTCATTCTCGCACTCCCCGGGGTGTATTTGTGTGGGGAAatggaagaggaaggcggaCACATCACTTGCCTTGTACCTCCTCAACAAGCTGACTGGGTTGCGCTCCAGGGGTACGgacagaggggagaaggagaaaaagaggactATATCTCTGacaggagagggagcacgcacgcgagagtttctctctgtgtactTTCCGCCTCCCCTTTCTCAGTTTCTCTTTCTATCGTTTTTTCCCCAATTCCCCTTCCCTATCAGCGAGGATTCATAGCATCAACCGAGGccttcaccctccccccaaatgagtgtgtttgtgcgtccTACACTGGTGTCctgctgagagagagaagacccAGGCACGGGCTGAGAGctgcgtgtcgctgccgccgtttGTTGCGGGCTACGCTGTCTCGATGGCAGCATTCGCTACTTCGTCTCCCCCATCCCTCGTATCTCCTTTTATTCTTCTTACCTTTAAAAATCGTTTTCCAAAGCGCAGAGGCTGGCCCAACACGTGGCGCACACGACTTATCGAAGAGGCACCGCTCACGAACTTTGAGACGCATTTGCCGGCCGCTTGCTGCCCTTGTGTGGTCATTGCTCCCAAGGTTGGAATGATCTGCAATGGTATCTCCAGAGCACTCTCCTGCGCTCTCGGCGGTGGACTCAGTGCTGGCGAGAGTCGCTTCCTTACCTCAATCACCGCATGACGCATCGCTTTTGTCTCCCGCTTCAGCGATCCCTGACGATGCCTCTGCGGAGTCTCCGCGCAGGTCGTCGATGTCACGGTCATCAACAGCGAGCGAGGAGTACGCAGCAACGTCGAGAGAGCAGCAAACTCCAGATGCATCAGTGTCACGCCCTGGCGGGCGGAAAGTTGTGTATTTTGTAGATCACTCCGTCACTGCCATTGCCTATGCAGAGGGTCATTTGATGCGACCGtctcgtgtgcgtgcgctgcacGCGCTTGTTCATTCCTTGGGCCTCGACGATGCAGAGTGTATGACGGTGTGCCATGCTCGTCCGGCAACGGCAGAGGAGATGGGGACGTTTCACCGCGGCGCATACTTGGAGTGTCTGCGGCAGGCGCCGGTCATTTGCGGGAATCCGCTGGACGAGATGTCCCTCGCCTTTCAGAAGGAATTTGACGTCCCGTTCGCGTCTCAGGAGGGCGACTGTCCTCTCTTCCCGGAGGTATGGTCGCTGGTGTCCAGCCAAGCTGGTGCCTCGCTTGCCTGTGCAGAGGCCCTCTTGCGCGGCGATGCTACAGTGGCGATGAACTGGGCCGGCGGCATGCatcacgccgctgctgcccacgcAAGCGGGTTCTGCTTTGTGAATGACATTGTGCTGTGCATCCGCCGGCTTCTGCGGCACTACCAGCGCGTTCTCTACATTGACCTGGATGTGCATCACGGGGACGGCGTGGAGGGGGCCTTTTATGGCAATCACCGCGTGATGACACTCTCGCTTCACCAGTTCGGCAACGGCTTTTTCCCCGGCACCGGCGACTATCCAACACGTGAGACAGCTGACAGCTTCGCTATCAACGTCCCACTACCCACGCGGACGGGAGACGCCGCTTACCTCTTATCTTTCCGCACTGCACTGTCCAGCGTGGTTCAGTGTTTCGATCCGGAGGCGATGGTCGTGCAGTGCGGCGCCGACACCATAGTAGGCGACCTCATTGGGCGACTTTGCGTGACTACgttggcgcacacgcagtgTGTGGCCAATGTGCTGTCATTTGAGCGACCGACGGTACTGCTTGGAGGAGGCGGTTACCACGTGTTCCACACGGCCCGCTGCTGGGCGAtccacaccgccaccgcgcttGGTCGCACAGCCGCACAGCTACCCTTGTACATCCCGCGCACGGACCCCTACTACATGGATTACCGGCAAGAATGCACGCCAAAGCGGCCGACGCTGCACGTATTTCTCGACCCTGACGTTGATGACCCACTGCCGCTGGGGGACAGCTTGGCGTTCTGGCGTCAACTGTGTCTCAGCATCCAGTGGCAGATGCGCACTGCCCGCCTTGTGAGGCAAGGGTTTTCTCGCACAGTACAGCTTTGCCGGCAGAGACGGGCAGCGTTGCTGCGGCAGTTCGCCTCGCAAGAGGCAGGGAAAGAATCTGGTGTCGGTGTTAGCGGTCCTAAGCGCCCCCGCTCAGCAGCTACAACGGACCgcagtggcgaggagggggcggaggacAGAGTGTTCTCGGGGTGATGGTTGCGAGAGCGGCGAGCACTGAGGCCTCTCCTTGCAGCTGCCTTTTCCCTGATTTGCTGCTAACgctgtgtacgtgtgtgtgtgaaaagggcagagggaggaaacAAGTCTGGCCCACTACTGACATACAGTCACGCACATCCGCACCCACATATTTGCAGTGTCCAAGACacaagcagaaaagagaacgtCAACGACGACGGAATAAAACAGCAAAACGTGTGAAGTAGAAGAAGATagggagaggcagggaaGATGCGCAGGTTGCAGCTGTATATCATAGCCTCACGCTCAGGGTCTTTCTAACGTTGTGTGTgagtctctctccctccacacacacgcacggacaCGGACCCAATTTGCTTTGTGTtttgcctctccctttcttctttctccttccgACGAGGGCTCTTCAAGTGGTGTGTTTTCATGCGTTGTTCATTCACTTTCCGTTGCACCTGATCGGCCGCTGTGTGACTCCCTTTTTATCATcattctctccctcttgcacTGCACTTTCAATTCCAacttcttttctccctcactctcctcaCGCATGACTCTCTTTCCCTGGGTGTGGCGCTAAATGGACGCACTTCTGCTCCTCGGACATAGCGCGAGCACCTCTACACATTCTTGTGAttaacacacacgcatctgCGACAAGCGCCTCACTGTCtccttgccgctgctgtccttGTCTCAGTTGCGCTCTGGTGtatcgaggaggagaacacgAAAGGAGAGATCGAGCAGAAACgaaaacaagcaaagcaaaccacacaacagcagaaagagaaaagggccCTGccctggtggtggtggcaggggGGGGTATCGCTTCACTGGTATCGTCGGTATCATTGAGCATTCTAccctcgctttcctctccccttttttccttgtccctttctctctggtCATTCTTAaatttttttctttcgttgttgttgttgtttgttttaTCTCGTTACCTTATTGATTTTGCcgtgcctccctctcctcatctctcctcctcctccgacgtGTGTCTTCAGTTGCATtggcctccctcccctcctccctctccttctccttctcctttgtgctTATCcgtttttattttcttctttcgGTTTGACGTGGTCACCATTACATTCTTTGGGGcacacactccccccctcccctctctcatgcGAGTTGACatccgccttctctctccatctgttgctgttgttgtgcgTTGGGGTAGTGCCTTTTTGTGAGCTTCCCTGCTCTGCTACCACGCACTTTTCTCAATTCTCTTTTCCATCTCGTGAACGATCCCCTCTCGCCAACTCTACCACTATTGGCTCGGCTCTTTTGTTTTCACGTGTCTTGTTTGAATCGCATCTAGTGCGacttcgtgtgtgcgtgtgagcagTCCTGGGCACTTTTCTCTCCACGCGCATACACACTCTGTTTATTGCTGTTGAGCTTGTTGGGTTACTAGAAGATTGCCTGAGCAGCGTAAGCTAGCCGTTGGTGAGATACAGATATCGAGTTTTTGATACCTTTGGGCTGTTGAAAGGCGCTTGTGCGGCCTTGTTGACTGTTGACTGTGGTTGTGGTTGGTGACTGTTGGCCAGGGCATCTCCTCTtcccgcccctcctccccctctttcttgTTCTGACGAAAGAGAGCGTCTCCTGCGTGCAGGGAGGCTCACACTACCTTTGCAGTTGCCTGCCCAGGGACCTttcgcccccttttttcctttctctctctcttgcccagctgttgtgtgtgtttttttccttttcgttttttttttgttttgcttcttcgccttttccAGCCAACTACCTGAGAAAGGGGAGACTCTCCGTGTTTTGCCATTGTTAGGTAGGGCGCCagcaggaggggggtgggtgggtgggtgggtggtgaaAGAGTCAGAAACAACCACTTTCGCTTAGCTCGCTCCTTTTGTTCTCCcgagttttttttttgccccaCTCCcactttctttctttctcttgctaTCCGCCTTTTATCACCCCTGTACTACCGCATACACAGACTCTCACTTGTTCTTACTCTCAAAGCTTTATTTCCCCCCTCGCCTCACTAGTGCCTTGCTTTCCTACTGCCTCTGCTCGTGTGCGCTGACTCAGCCCCATCGAACCTCTGACGGCGGTTACCACCGCACGTCTCTCACTTCTCTCTAGCGCGCATTGAGGTGGCCGGCTCTCACTGCCGCTTTGCACGTGTGTCCGTTATCACGTTTCTTGAAAGGAACCCCCCATCGTAGAACCAAGAGAGGCAGCTCGCAGCGATGGCTGCTCTCTGTGTCGGCGAGGACTTCTGCGAGGAGTTCACCTGTGCGGTGTGTCTTGACTCGTGGAAGGACCCCATCGAGCTGACGCCGTGTGGGCACATCTTCTGCAAGGCGTGTGCGCAAGACCTGAAGGAGTGTCCGGTGTGCCGCAAGAAGATCGACCTCATGAAAACACCGAACCGCACACTAGTCAACATGGCGAAGCAGATTCGAGTCAAGTGCATGCGGTGTGAGTGGAAGGGGACGCGCGAGCAAGGGATGAGCCATGTATGCGGGAATGCGAGCGCCAGCCTGCCGAGCCAGCCATCGCGGCCATCTTCGGTTACCAcgcagccaccacagcagcaccccacTGCGGCCAATTTTCCCTCCCCAtacacgcagcagctgccgtacTCTGGCTACGGGtcacctccgctgcagaCACTGCAGCAGGGGCAGATCAATTCGAGCCTGTGGCAGAGCGGTGCTCCGACGCAGCCTCCGCAGCAGTCGGCGGGATACTCGTCGAGCCACGCCAACGCTTACCCAGGTGCCGCCCCGTctctcggcagcggcaatgcAGGCGGTCAGGGCGGCTACCCCTCCTCGAACAACTACTGGAGTCAGACTGAGGTGAGCTACACCGGCTACAATAAACAGCCGCCCCCGTCACGCTCGCCGCAGACACGCTACCAGGTGATCGAGCCGACAGGCCCGCGCCCGTGGACGCTGTACGGATTGGACCAGGCCGAATACGACCAGATCgtgtctctcttcgttttcttcgacgatgacgacagcggcaTGCTGGACCGCAATGAGGTAGGCCGTCTCGCACGGTGGCTGAACTTTGCGAACACACCACAGGGCGTGAAGCAGATCTTTGACGATATGGACTTTGACCACAGCGGAAGGCTTTCCCTCGGCGAGTTCCTGACGTGGCTGCGGCACAACAAGCCGAACCCGAAGACCCTCTACGGTCTCACGCAGTCGCAGTACAACACAATCATGATGCAGTTTCGCATGTACGACACGAATCAGGACGGGTGCCTAGAGATGGGGGAGTTTACCCGACTGGTGCAGAATCTCGGCGACGTGCGCGACACTGCGACAGCGCAGCGTCTGTTCCAGATGATCGACCGGGATCGCGATGGAGCCATCAGCCTACACGAGTTCCTTATTTTTCGAGCGGGGAAGGGCTAGCCgaagggaagaggtggagctgcttaAAGAGGGCCGAACAAGGAAAAAAGCGGATTGAGCGCGGTCTTggaaaggcgcagcagcgaagatGGTGTCAGTTGTACAGCGGACAGGAGAAACCCACCCATCGCCCATCACTCACTGAtattctctctttccacgtCTTATCCTGAGACAAGGGCAAGCAGGTGACTACCGATGGCGATCGTGAGGATGATGGGCGATTTGGTGGTGGTTCAGCGGGATGTTTTTTGTGTGTATTACTGCTATGAAGGGGAGCGTTGACGAGGGCGACGGATTCCGTTGTGTGCGGTGACagtcctttttttttttggagtTTTGCTGCTTTGTGGAGTGCTTGAAGTGGTCCAGTGCCCTTGGCTGCCGGTGCATTCCGCGTTGTCTGGTCGTGGTACTCATTCTCCTTTCCCACGTGCTACTTCTCTGGCACCTGTCCCACGTTTTCCTGAGGatctctttcgctctgcACTTCCTCCGCCATCTCCACCTGCGAAGCTTCATGTGTGAATGAGTTGGATGGGGGCATCGTCTTCTCAAACGGAatacaagaagaaaaaaggccCTCAGCCAACACCTTCGCCTCAGTTGTTTGGATTCGTGCCTCATCCTGTACATGCGTACAGTTCTGCCTTGGCTGAGCGGGGACGGGCTTTCGCTGTGCGTGGGGGTGGCACACACAGTCGAGGATGGCTCGGAGAGTGTGGCAGgatcgccccccccctccccccgacacacacagatggacgcgtgcgcagcgtTAGGTGTCTTGTTGCGTAGAAGGCAAGATGCCTGCACAGGGGTGGGTCGGTCATGGTGTGttcagaggaagaggagatgcGGCTCGTGAAAAGGGTATTAGGTGCGAGGTAGGTCtagaaggaaaaggaggaagggggtcAATACAAGTTGATGCAGAAAAGCTTGGTTCTGTTCGTACGTCGGTGAAATATGCATGTATTAGCCCATGCTCTTCtccgctgttgttgctgtcgACCCAGGTGATGCATTAccttctcactctctcccgCCCCTTCCCTGTGTAGACTTCGTTGTTGGTCGTGCACTTGTGCAGGGGTTCGAGTACGGCTCCTATGCTTGAGTTTTTCTTTTGAGTTTTTATTACCCTTCTGCAACCGCTTCTTCCCTTCCAACACAGAGGGCTTTGATTGGTTCTGTTGTCCTAGTCGTGACGATCAGGATgaacgacacacacacacacacatgcgaaAGGGATAGAGCGACGGCTGCGGATGGCGGTTTAGAGTGCGTACGTGCGCGTGCACTGCACCCTGCGTCCTCAAAATTGTGTCGTATAGGTGCATGTGCGGGTGTCTAAGCAcgatggcgccgctggtCAGAGAGGGTGAGCCAGAGGGAGACGCAGTGCTGCGTTGACGTGGCAGAAGGGATCAACCTACTTTTTTCCCTCGCAGGGTCTCGGTTTCCGCAGCGGAGATGCATGGGAGCACCGCTAGTGTCCTtgatttctctctctctcttgaagtctctcttcgctctccacttttctttttctctatATCCCGTCCCTTGTTtcaccatctctctctctctacggtGGTCATCACCTCGCCCATCTTCGATTTGCTTCTGAGGATTCGCTCTCACGACTCTTGGCGTCAGCGACTAGGTGATAGAGACCTCgcgcggcacacgcgcatacCCACAGATTCTCATTTCTGCCAAGtagcacgtgcgtgtgtgcctgcccAGGTATGGTGTGCATGGGAGCTGCGCGTCCTTCTTTCGGGGCTTGGGCAAAGGTGCGAAAAGACACGACAGGTGAGCACCTCTTTACCTTCTCCGttgtctccccctctctccgtaGCCTCCTCGCCCCATCTGCACCCTCTGCAGTAGGCTGGCACTGAGCAGCCCCCAGCAGAAGGGACCCAGAGAAAGAACCCCTGTGCAGCCTCTATCGTTTTTTtgtcccccctctttttctcgtgtTATTTGCTCCACTCNNNNNNNNNNNNNNNNNNNNNNNNNNNNNNNNNNNNNNNNNNNNNNNNNNNNNNNNNNNNNNNNNNNNNNNNNNNNNNNNNNNNNNNNNNNNNNNNNNNNNNNNNNNNNNNNNNNNNNNNNNNNNNNNNNNNNNNNNNNNNNNNNNNNNNNNNNNNNNNNNNNNNNNNNNNNNNNNNNNNNNNNNNNNNNNNNNNNNNNNNNNNNNNNNNNNNNNNNNNNNNNNNNNNNNNNNNNNNNNNNNNNNNNNNNNNNNNNNNNNNNNNNNNNNNNNNNNNNNNNNNNNNNNNNNNNNNNNNNNNNNNNNNNNNNNNNNNNNNNNNNNNNNNNNNNNNNNNNNNNNNNNNNNNNNNNNNNNNNNNNNNNNNNNNNNNNNNNNNNNNNNNNNNNNNNNNNNNNNNNNNNNNNNNNNNNNNNNNNNNNNNNNNNNNNNNNNNNNNNNNNNNNNNNNNNNNNNNNNNNNNNNNNNNNNNNNNNNNNNNNNNNNNNNNNNNNNNNNNNNNNNNNNNNNNNNNNNNNNNNNNNNNNNNNNNNNNNNNNNNNNNNNNNNNNNNNNNNNNNNNNNNNNNNNNNNNNNNNNNNNNNNNNNNNNNNNNNNNNNNNNNNNNNNNNNNNNNNNNNNNNNNNNNNNNNNNNNNNNNNNNNNNNNNNNNNNNNNNNNNNNNNNNNNNNNNNNNNNNNNNNNNNNNNNNNNNNNNNNNNNNNNNNNNNNNNNNNNNNNNNNNNNNNNNNNNNNNNNNNNNNNNNNNNNNNNNNNNNNNNNNNNNNNNNNNNNNNNNNNNNNNNNNNNNNNNNNNNNNNNNNNNNNNNNNNNNNNNNNNNNNNNNNNNNNNNNNNNNNNNNNNNNNNNNNNNNNNNNNNNNNNNNNNNNNNNNNNNNNNNNNNNNNNNNNNNNNNNNNNNNNNNNNNNNNNNNNNNNNNNNNNNNNNNNNNNNNNNNNNNNNNNNNNNNNNNNNNNNNNNNNNNNNNNNNNNNNNNNNNNNNNNNNNNNNNNNNNNNNNNNNNNNNNNNNNNNNNNNNNNNNNNNNNNNNNNNNNNNNNNNNNNNNNNNNNNNNNNNNNNNNNNNNNNNNNNNNNNNNNNNNNNNNNNNNNNNNNNNNNNNNNNNNNNNNNNNNNNNNNNNNNNNNNNNNNNNNNNNNNNNNNNNNNNNNNNNNNNNNNNNGGCGCGGCTCGCGCGTATCCCACCCGACCCTGGCGGCCGGCGCCATGGGGGTGGGCGTGGTGTGACGCAGGCGCCGTGCTGGGatggctgggtcggcgcattgctgcggcgcgcgtgTCTGGGGCTGCGTCGTGCCA is drawn from Leishmania panamensis strain MHOM/PA/94/PSC-1 chromosome 24 sequence and contains these coding sequences:
- a CDS encoding histone deacetylase, putative (TriTrypDB/GeneDB-style sysID: LpmP.24.1340); protein product: MRPSRVRALHALVHSLGLDDAECMTVCHARPATAEEMGTFHRGAYLECLRQAPVICGNPLDEMSLAFQKEFDVPFASQEGDCPLFPEVWSLVSSQAGASLACAEALLRGDATVAMNWAGGMHHAAAAHASGFCFVNDIVLCIRRLLRHYQRVLYIDLDVHHGDGVEGAFYGNHRVMTLSLHQFGNGFFPGTGDYPTRETADSFAINVPLPTRTGDAAYLLSFRTALSSVVQCFDPEAMVVQCGADTIVGDLIGRLCVTTLAHTQCVANVLSFERPTVLLGGGGYHVFHTARCWAIHTATALGRTAAQLPLYIPRTDPYYMDYRQECTPKRPTLHVFLDPDVDDPLPLGDSLAFWRQLCLSIQWQMRTARLVRQGFSRTVQLCRQRRAALLRQFASQEAGKESGVGVSGPKRPRSAATTDRSGEEGAEDRVFSG
- a CDS encoding hypothetical protein (TriTrypDB/GeneDB-style sysID: LpmP.24.1350) produces the protein MAALCVGEDFCEEFTCAVCLDSWKDPIELTPCGHIFCKACAQDLKECPVCRKKIDLMKTPNRTLVNMAKQIRVKCMRCEWKGTREQGMSHVCGNASASLPSQPSRPSSVTTQPPQQHPTAANFPSPYTQQLPYSGYGSPPLQTLQQGQINSSLWQSGAPTQPPQQSAGYSSSHANAYPGAAPSLGSGNAGGQGGYPSSNNYWSQTEVSYTGYNKQPPPSRSPQTRYQVIEPTGPRPWTLYGLDQAEYDQIVSLFVFFDDDDSGMLDRNEVGRLARWLNFANTPQGVKQIFDDMDFDHSGRLSLGEFLTWLRHNKPNPKTLYGLTQSQYNTIMMQFRMYDTNQDGCLEMGEFTRLVQNLGDVRDTATAQRLFQMIDRDRDGAISLHEFLIFRAGKG